GGAGGGGGCGGCGGTTCGTGCCCGGAGCATCCCGACCACGACGAGCACGGCGGCGACGGCGGCGAGGCCGAGCCCGGCGACGGTGAGGGCGTCCTCGAAGTCCGCGAGCCGCGGGGCCGTCCACGGGGTGGTCGTGATGGTGCCGGTGACGAACGCCGCGACGATCGTGCCCGCGGCGGCGACCGCTGCTCCTCCTGCGAGCTCGCTCGAGGTGTCGACGAGAGCCGCGCCGACCGAGGTGCGGTCGGCGGGGAGGCCCGTGAGCACGGAGGCTCCGGCCACGACGCCGACGACGCGCATGCCGGCGGCGACGAGCACGAGGGCGACGAGCACCCAGACGTACCCGTGACGGCTCAGGGCGCCGAAGACGGCGAGGCCGGACACGACCGCGGCGGCGCTGACCCACGCGGCCCGGCCGAGGCCGACCCGCTGCACGAACGGCCCCACGAGGCGACCCCCGGCCAGGAGCACGACGACCTGCGGCAGTGTGCCGACGGCGGCGAGGGCCGGGGGCCAGCCCCAGGCGAACTGCAGCTGCAGCGTCACGAGGTACGACAGCCCGGCGACGGCGAGGCCCGACGCGGCCTTGAAGGCGAGGCCGCTCGACACCAGGGGGCGGGCGAGCAGGTGCAGGTCGACCACCGGATGCCGCGCCGTCCGCAGGCGCACGACGAACCCGGCACCGCACGCGACGGTCAGCACGACGGCGGCCCACCCCCACGAGGAGGCGGTGGTCGGCCCGACGAGGACGGTCGGCGTCACGAGCAGCCCGGTCACGGTCGCGGTGCCCAGCAGCGCGCCGCCCACGTCGACGGGGTCCGGCCGCAGCCCCGCGGCGTCGTCGCGAGCGACACCGCACCGGATGCCGACGAACGCCAGCACGGCGATCGGCACGTCGGCCAGCAGCAGCACCTGCCACGGAGCGACGGCGAGCACGAACCCGCCGACGGTCGGGCCGACGGCGAGGCCGACGAGCCCCGCGGTCGAGATCACCGTCAGTGCCCGGACGCGGAGGCCCTCGTCGTCGAACAGCCGGAACGCCAGCGCCATCGACCCGGGGGTGGTCATCGCCGCGGCGACGCCCGTCAGCACACGGACGGCGACGAGCTGTTCGGTGGTCGTGACCGCCACGGTGGCGAGGCTCGCGACGGCCAGCAGCGCGAGGCCCGCGAGCATGACGCGGCGCCGCCCCACCCGGTCGGCGACGGCGCCGAAGAGCAGCATGAGCCCGCCGAAGGCGACCGCGTAGGCGCCCGACACCCACTGCAGGCCCGTCGTCGAGGAGCCCAGCTCGCGGCCGATCGTCGGCAGGGCCACGTTGAGGACCGAGGTGTCGAGCATCTCGAACAGGAACACCGCGGACAGCCCGGCCAGGGCGATCCACGCATCGGACAGTCGGGGAGGTGCGTCACCGGAACGCGGTCCGGCGCGGCGGGGGAGCAGGGGACTGGGGGACACGGGGGCGCACTCCTTCGAGGGAAGAAGTGGCGGATCGTTCGATGCCGCGTGCGGGTGCGTCGCAGAGCGCGACGCCTTTTACCTCAGTGATGAGGACGATACACCGGCTACTGCTGAAGGAGAACTCCAGCAGTTCTGCCGCTCATGCAGGTGCCCGACAGAGGATGGTCTGCCGAACGCACCAGCGTCACCCTGGCGGTCGAGGACCGAACCCCGGGCCCCATCGGAGCATCCATGAGCCGGCGTCGACCAGCGGCTCGAAGCCGAAGCGCTGGTAGAGGCCATGGGCGTCCTCCGTGACCAGGGCCGTGCGCTTCGTTGACCGCGAGCCATCCCACGGGGATGCTTCTCGCAAGCGACGGAGGTCGTCATGTTCGAAGAACGCGGGTGGTTCGCCGAGGCTGACGCGAGAGCGCTCAGGCCTGCCGACTCGGTGAACGACGTGGATCATCGTGGCGATGCTCCCCGAGCCGAGCACCGGCCTGAACCGGTCCGCCTCAGTCCGCTCGAGCGCCTCCTGCGTGGCTTCCCTTGGGTCATGGCGTTCTGCCTGGATCTGCGATGACCTTCGCTCGTCCCGATGGCCGAAGCCCCGGCGGGCGTGTGTTGTTCGTGAGGAAGACGGCGTTCGGCGTAGGGAAGTCGTAAGGGTCCGCGATCGGCGGTGCGGCGCGGTGTCTACTGACTCGCTGTGCCCACCAAGGGCATCGGGCCACCCGGCCCGTCGATCGTTCCTCTTGGAGTCGTAGTGCTCGACATCGTGTACGTGCTCGCCGTCATCGCTGTGTTCGCAGTGGTGTCCCTCGTCGCGAAGGGGGTCGAGAAGCTGTGATCGTCTTCAGCATCGGGGCCGCCGTCCTCGC
This genomic interval from Frigoribacterium sp. Leaf415 contains the following:
- a CDS encoding MFS transporter translates to MSPSPLLPRRAGPRSGDAPPRLSDAWIALAGLSAVFLFEMLDTSVLNVALPTIGRELGSSTTGLQWVSGAYAVAFGGLMLLFGAVADRVGRRRVMLAGLALLAVASLATVAVTTTEQLVAVRVLTGVAAAMTTPGSMALAFRLFDDEGLRVRALTVISTAGLVGLAVGPTVGGFVLAVAPWQVLLLADVPIAVLAFVGIRCGVARDDAAGLRPDPVDVGGALLGTATVTGLLVTPTVLVGPTTASSWGWAAVVLTVACGAGFVVRLRTARHPVVDLHLLARPLVSSGLAFKAASGLAVAGLSYLVTLQLQFAWGWPPALAAVGTLPQVVVLLAGGRLVGPFVQRVGLGRAAWVSAAAVVSGLAVFGALSRHGYVWVLVALVLVAAGMRVVGVVAGASVLTGLPADRTSVGAALVDTSSELAGGAAVAAAGTIVAAFVTGTITTTPWTAPRLADFEDALTVAGLGLAAVAAVLVVVGMLRARTAAPSPGTAGPAPSTTLTPTTQEPSRA